Part of the Salinigranum rubrum genome is shown below.
TCGTTCGTCTCGACCCGTATTTCGACGTCGATTCCGAACCGATTTCCGTTCAGAACACGCACCGTGTGACGATGCGAATCTACGAACTCGGGGAGGGGACACCCGAGATCGCGGTCGTCGGCGGCATTCACGGCGACGAACCCTGCGGCCCGGTGGCTATCGAGCGACTCGTCGCCGAGTCCCCGCCGGTCCGCCGTCCGGTGAAACTCGTCGTCGCCAACGAGGAGGCGCTCGACGCGGGCGTCCGGTATCTCGACGAGGACCTCAACCGGGCGTTCCCGGGCGACCCTGACGCGGACTCCCACGAGCGCCGGCTCGCCGGACATCTCGCTCGCGAACTCCGCGGCTGTACGACGCTCTCGCTGCACTCGACGCAGTCGTTCGCCGAGCCGTTCGCCCTCGTCGACCGCGTCGACGCCGTCACCCGCGCCATCTGTCCGCGGCTCCCCATCGACGTCGTCGTCGAGACCGACCGGTTCACCGGCGGTCGCCTCATCGAGCACGCCCACACCGTCGAGGTCGAGTGCGGTCTGCAGGGGACGGACGAGGCCGCCGAGAACGCCTACGCGCTCGTCCGCGCGTTCCTCGACGCGACGGACGTCCTCGACGCGGACGACGAACGGTTCCCGAGCGCGTCCCGCGCGACCGCCCACGAGGACGGGGAGGTGACGGTCTACCGCCTCCTCGACCAGATCCCGAAGACGCCCGACGGCAACCACGAGGTGTTCGCCGCGAACTTCGAGGCGGTCGAGGAGGGCGAGTCGTTCGCCGCGACCGACGGCTCCTCGCTGGTGGCCGACCGCCACTTCTACCCCGTCTTGCTCTCGCCGTACGGCTACGAGGACATCTTCGGCTACGTCGCCGAGCGCGTCGGCGCGCTCTCGTAAGCCCACGTCAGCGACGCAGGTACTCGAGGTACACCGAGTCGTATCCGAGGAGTCGTCCGACCGGCGAGAGCAGCGCGACCCCCCGTTTCTGTACCCACACCGGGACGCGAGCGAGGTAGAGCATGTCGTCGTACCGCCCGATGAGCGGCGCGAGTCGAAACGGGTTCAGCGGCATCCCCGACGGCGTCGAGTAGCCGTCGCGGGCGAGTCCGTACGTGACGCGCATGAACTCCTCGGTGCGGAGCGCGGGTCTGACCTCGCCGACGACGTGAAGCGCGTCGGGACCGGCGTTCCAGAAGCGGTGCGGGGTGCCCTTCGGAATCGTCACCGACTCACCGACCGAGAGCACGCGTCGGTCGCCGTCGACGACGACGCCGAGGCGTCCCGAGACGACTTCGAGGTCCTCGTCCTGTTCGGGGTGGACGTGGAGCATCGGGCCGTGCGAATCCGCCAGGAGCCACATGTCGAAGCGAAAGCGCCGGCCGTCGGTGTCTGTGGCCGACTCCAGTACCCGAACCCGCTTGCCGCTCGGCGGACAGTCGATGACGCACGGGTCGTCAGGGCTGGGTGGTTCGGTCACGGCCTGCGCCCCGGTCACTCCTCCGGCGGCTCGATTTCGACGAGGGTGAGAGAGCGGTCGAGAAGGCAGAAGTCGTGCGGCGGGTCGCCGTGGACCGTCTGGATGCGGTACTCCGTGTCGAACTCCGCGCCGTCGGGGACGCAGTAGGGGTGACTGGGGCACTCCGTGTGCGGGCACGGCCCGGGGAGCTTCGCCTTGCTCCCGGCGTACGCGCCCTTGGAGGCGACGTTCACCGTGATCGACGCGGGTTCGACCTCGACCGCGCGGACGCCGACGTCGTGGACGGCGCAGTCGAGCGTCTGTGCGTTCTCGCGGACGTCGACGACGCGATACCGCGTGTCCTCGGAGAGGTTGAGACACTGCTGCCGGTAGGGGCAGCCCTCGCACGCGGTCGATTCCCCCTCGTAGACGAACTCCTGGCCCTCCCTCGCGAGCCGGGAGCCGACGAGCGTGACCTGTGACATGGCTCCACGTTCGCCACGGGCTCTGTTAAGTGTCGCGACGGGACCTCGTGAGTGTAGCAGCGACACCCACGTGTCACGTGACTCCCGCTCAGTCGCGCTCCGTCTCCTCATCGAGCGCCCGCTGAATCGCGGCCACCCG
Proteins encoded:
- a CDS encoding cupin domain-containing protein, with the translated sequence MTEPPSPDDPCVIDCPPSGKRVRVLESATDTDGRRFRFDMWLLADSHGPMLHVHPEQDEDLEVVSGRLGVVVDGDRRVLSVGESVTIPKGTPHRFWNAGPDALHVVGEVRPALRTEEFMRVTYGLARDGYSTPSGMPLNPFRLAPLIGRYDDMLYLARVPVWVQKRGVALLSPVGRLLGYDSVYLEYLRR
- a CDS encoding M14 family metallopeptidase, yielding MRIYELGEGTPEIAVVGGIHGDEPCGPVAIERLVAESPPVRRPVKLVVANEEALDAGVRYLDEDLNRAFPGDPDADSHERRLAGHLARELRGCTTLSLHSTQSFAEPFALVDRVDAVTRAICPRLPIDVVVETDRFTGGRLIEHAHTVEVECGLQGTDEAAENAYALVRAFLDATDVLDADDERFPSASRATAHEDGEVTVYRLLDQIPKTPDGNHEVFAANFEAVEEGESFAATDGSSLVADRHFYPVLLSPYGYEDIFGYVAERVGALS
- a CDS encoding UPF0179 family protein; the protein is MSQVTLVGSRLAREGQEFVYEGESTACEGCPYRQQCLNLSEDTRYRVVDVRENAQTLDCAVHDVGVRAVEVEPASITVNVASKGAYAGSKAKLPGPCPHTECPSHPYCVPDGAEFDTEYRIQTVHGDPPHDFCLLDRSLTLVEIEPPEE